A stretch of Lactuca sativa cultivar Salinas chromosome 6, Lsat_Salinas_v11, whole genome shotgun sequence DNA encodes these proteins:
- the LOC111915801 gene encoding 7-hydroxymethyl chlorophyll a reductase, chloroplastic: MAIFSARLCSLPLQPSIISASSSKDTNGSSVKLRNDWRQRSKPIPPGGTYPAKDQCSKCGLCDSYYIAHVKNACAFLGDGMSRIEGLEQVVHGRGRNVDSLDETYFGVHEELLYARKTTPVEGAQWTGIVTTIAIEMLKSGMVEAVICVQSDPDDRLSPRPVLARTPEEVLAAKGVKPTLSPNLNTLAMVEAAGVKRLLFCGVGCQVQALRSVEKYLNLDKLYVLGTNCVDNGTRDGLDKFLRAASTDPDTVLHYEFMQDYKVHLKHLDGHIEEVPYFSLPANELVDVIAPSCYSCFDYTNAVADLVVGYMGVPKYSGVSMTQHPQYITVRNERGREMLNLVKDLVEITPTISGGERRPFVMETVKADDNAKLGKGPAQPAPKFIGNIIAFILNLIGPKGLEFARYSLDYHTIRNYLYVNRTWGKERAARHMPSYAKKLVAMYNEKGEIDEILSNQ, encoded by the exons ATGGCTATTTTCAGTGCAAGACTCTGCTCGTTGCCCTTACAGCCATCTATAATTTCAGCTTCATCTTCTAAAG ATACAAATGGGAGTTCAGTAAAATTGAGAAACGATTGGAGGCAACGATCCAAACCTATACCTCCTGGAGGCACATACCCAGCTAAAGATCAGTGCAG TAAGTGTGGATTGTGTGATTCTTACTACATTGCTCATGTGAAGAATGCCTGTGCTTTCTTGGGAGATGGAATGTCAAGGATTGAA GGGCTAGAACAAGTGGTTCATGGCCGAGGTCGGAATGTTGATTCATTAGATGAAACATATTTTGGTGTTCATGAAGAGCTACTTTATGCTCGTAAAACAACGCCTGTAGAAG GAGCTCAATGGACAGGGATAGTCACAACTATTGCAATTGAAATGTTGAAATCAGGCATGGTTGAAGCTGTAATTTGTGTCCAGAG TGATCCAGACGACAGACTGTCCCCAAGACCTGTTTTGGCAAG GACACCTGAGGAAGTTCTAGCAGCAAAAGGGGTAAAACCGACATTGTCTCCTAACCTTAATACACTTGCTATGGTTGAGGCAGCAGGTGTAAAGCGTCTGCTGTTCTGTGGTGTTGGATGCCAAGtacaag CACTACGATCAGTTGAGAAATATTTGAACTTGGACAAGCTTTATGTGCTGGGGACTAATTGTG TGGATAATGGAACACGAGATGGTCTAGATAAGTTTCTACGAGCTGCTAGCACAGATCCAGATACAGTTCTTCATTATGAGTTTATGCAAGATTATAAG GTCCATTTGAAGCATTTAGATGGTCATATAGAAGAG GTTCCCTATTTCTCTCTGCCAGCAAATGAGTTGGTTGATGTTATAGCACCATCGTGCTACAG TTGTTTCGACTACACAAATGCAGTAGCT GATTTGGTGGTGGGGTACATGGGGGTACCAAAATATTCTGGAGTCAGCATGACACAACATCCACAATATATTACAGTGAG AAATGAACGTGGAAGAGAAATGCTGAACTTGGTCAAGGATCTAGTGGAGATCACCCCTACAATAAGTGGA GGTGAGAGACGTCCTTTTGTTATGGAAACCGTGAAGGCAGACGATAATGCTAAACTCG GAAAGGGTCCTGCTCAGCCTGCTCCAAAGTTTATAGGAAACATTATTGCATTTATACTAAATCTA ATTGGGCCAAAAGGTCTTGAATTTGCTCGCTATTCCCTCGATTATCATACTATCAGAAACTATTTATATGTGAACCGGACATGGGGTAAAGAAAG AGCTGCAAGACACATGCCATCATATGCAAAGAAACTTGTGGCTATGTATAATGAGAAAGGTGAGATTGATGAGATCCTTTCAAACCAGTGA